One region of Lebetimonas natsushimae genomic DNA includes:
- a CDS encoding Ppx/GppA phosphatase family protein, whose translation MAKITAVIDIGSNSARMAVFKKTSRFGFYLLREEKSRVRISEGAYENGGNLQDFAIKRALYALKEFLLIAKSLKVRKILAVATSAVRDAPNKAEFLKEVRKIGINLKVIDGEKEAFFGGVAVANLLYKENGVSVDIGGGSCELSLIRNRKVEKTATLQLGTVRLKELFFDKKNIAGAKKYIKSELIKLDKNFKDNTVFGIGGTARALAQVIMKKNEYPLDILHGFTYSNKELEFLENLIYKNDEELLKVGIKPERLDVIRPGILTFVEVIKYLKAKEIVTSGVGVREGVFLSDLLRNDNLMFPKNFNPSVRTIIDVYNINRKTASYETKIVLNLFDLLKNDFKLDEKYKKHLTYAIKLSRAGELIDFYEAHKHTDYILLNALHYGFSHKDRLLISKIIRFHKRKKIKKREVEKFKNLLPKKEILEKLCNIFLVAKIVNQNLSMPEIKIKKEGKKIIIEGKNLYLASEKIKTKKLFFEINIINKG comes from the coding sequence ATGGCAAAAATTACCGCTGTTATTGATATAGGTTCTAATTCCGCCAGAATGGCCGTTTTTAAAAAAACGAGCCGTTTTGGCTTTTATCTTTTAAGGGAAGAAAAAAGCCGTGTCAGAATCAGTGAAGGTGCTTATGAAAACGGAGGTAATTTACAGGATTTTGCTATTAAAAGAGCTTTGTATGCCCTAAAAGAATTTCTTTTAATAGCAAAATCCTTAAAAGTCCGTAAAATTTTAGCAGTTGCAACGTCTGCGGTTAGAGATGCCCCGAATAAAGCCGAATTTTTAAAAGAGGTAAGAAAAATTGGTATAAATCTTAAAGTTATTGATGGAGAAAAAGAGGCTTTTTTCGGAGGAGTTGCCGTTGCCAATCTCCTTTATAAAGAAAACGGGGTCAGTGTGGATATAGGAGGTGGAAGCTGTGAACTTTCACTTATCAGAAATAGAAAAGTGGAAAAAACCGCTACCCTTCAGTTAGGGACAGTGAGATTAAAAGAGCTTTTTTTTGACAAAAAAAATATTGCAGGTGCAAAAAAATATATAAAGTCAGAATTAATTAAATTAGATAAAAATTTTAAAGATAATACTGTATTCGGTATAGGTGGGACCGCCAGGGCTTTGGCACAGGTTATAATGAAAAAAAATGAATATCCCCTTGACATTTTGCACGGATTTACATATTCAAATAAAGAGCTTGAATTTTTGGAAAATCTTATTTATAAAAATGATGAAGAATTATTAAAAGTGGGAATCAAACCCGAAAGACTTGACGTTATTAGACCCGGGATTTTAACATTTGTGGAAGTTATTAAATATTTAAAAGCCAAAGAAATTGTAACAAGCGGTGTGGGCGTTAGAGAAGGGGTTTTTTTAAGTGATTTATTAAGAAACGATAATTTAATGTTTCCCAAAAATTTCAATCCTTCAGTCAGAACTATTATAGATGTTTATAATATAAATAGAAAAACAGCTTCATATGAGACAAAAATAGTTTTAAATTTATTTGATTTGTTAAAAAACGATTTTAAACTGGATGAAAAATACAAAAAACATCTCACATATGCGATTAAACTTTCACGTGCAGGGGAGCTTATAGATTTTTATGAAGCCCATAAGCATACGGATTATATTTTACTTAATGCCTTGCATTATGGATTTTCCCATAAAGACAGACTTTTAATTTCAAAAATAATCAGGTTTCATAAAAGAAAAAAAATTAAAAAAAGGGAAGTTGAAAAATTTAAAAATTTACTTCCTAAAAAAGAAATTTTAGAAAAACTGTGCAATATTTTTTTGGTTGCAAAAATTGTTAACCAAAATTTATCTATGCCTGAAATTAAAATAAAAAAAGAAGGTAAAAAAATTATAATAGAAGGTAAAAATTTATATCTTGCAAGTGAAAAAATAAAAACAAAGAAACTTTTTTTTGAAATTAACATCATAAATAAAGGCTGA
- a CDS encoding NAD(P)/FAD-dependent oxidoreductase: MKVFDFVVIGAGIAGFLSAYRLKEFNTLLIDKKGILEGASGAAGAFLFPKIGFDSSYTRYINNSIIEALKFYKNLDIDTHTKGVLLLPRDDRDIEKFKQYEKEIRLPFKKLNGGFFFDIGSIVEVDEVRKKIKVNFKQIEVKKIEFKDDIWIINDEIKTKNVILATGYEKIVDIPYINIRPVWGERIELNGKSKTDNEKLDIYYHKNCSLAFVNNKFRIGATHKRNCLECRENLEEAEYLIKKANEIMEISGEIVSIKGGQRAASVDYFPIVGKIIDVDRTLLENKHIVKGEMPKKIFYKKGLYIINGMGGRGFSNAVSASQMLKEVILESKESILDSKRLFVKWARREGERYLNEKLKV, translated from the coding sequence ATGAAAGTTTTTGATTTTGTGGTAATAGGGGCTGGAATAGCAGGATTTTTGAGTGCTTATAGACTTAAAGAATTTAATACACTTCTTATAGATAAAAAAGGTATACTTGAAGGTGCAAGCGGGGCTGCAGGGGCATTTTTGTTTCCAAAAATAGGGTTTGACAGTTCTTATACTAGATATATTAACAATTCTATAATCGAAGCTTTAAAATTTTATAAAAATTTAGATATTGATACCCATACAAAGGGGGTTCTTCTTTTGCCCCGCGATGATAGGGATATAGAAAAATTCAAACAATATGAAAAAGAAATAAGACTTCCTTTTAAAAAGTTAAACGGAGGATTTTTTTTTGATATAGGTTCGATAGTTGAAGTTGATGAGGTCAGAAAAAAAATAAAAGTGAATTTTAAACAAATTGAAGTTAAAAAAATAGAATTTAAAGATGATATCTGGATTATTAATGATGAAATAAAAACAAAAAATGTAATTTTGGCAACCGGTTATGAAAAAATTGTCGATATTCCATATATTAACATCAGACCTGTGTGGGGAGAGAGAATTGAGTTAAATGGAAAATCTAAAACGGATAATGAAAAATTGGATATTTATTATCATAAAAACTGTTCATTGGCTTTTGTAAACAATAAATTTCGAATCGGGGCAACCCATAAGAGAAACTGTTTGGAATGCAGGGAAAATTTAGAAGAAGCTGAATATTTAATTAAAAAAGCAAATGAAATTATGGAAATAAGCGGTGAAATAGTATCCATTAAAGGGGGTCAGAGGGCTGCAAGTGTTGATTATTTTCCTATAGTTGGTAAAATTATAGATGTAGATAGGACTCTTTTGGAAAATAAACATATTGTAAAAGGTGAAATGCCTAAAAAAATTTTTTATAAAAAGGGTCTTTATATTATTAACGGAATGGGGGGAAGAGGATTTTCTAATGCGGTAAGTGCTTCGCAAATGTTAAAAGAAGTGATTTTAGAAAGTAAAGAAAGTATTTTGGACTCAAAAAGACTTTTTGTTAAATGGGCGAGACGTGAAGGGGAGAGATATTTAAATGAAAAGTTAAAAGTGTAA
- a CDS encoding ABC transporter ATP-binding protein has protein sequence MLKIDKVTKQFGGVVAIKDVTFHVKPMEIFALVGPNGAGKTTLFNIITGAFPPTSGHVYFKDEEITGLKPNEIVKRGIARTFQNIRLFNSMSVLENVLIGFHNHIEYNFFEALFRVPKFFKEEKIHKEMAMEILKFLGIDEYADINAKALSYGNQRKVEIARALATEPDLLLLDEPAAGMNPKETEELANTVFKLREIKEKTILFIEHDMKFVQKIADRVMVLDYGKTIFEGKPADMMKDEQVIKAYLGDIEV, from the coding sequence ATGTTAAAAATAGATAAAGTTACGAAACAGTTTGGTGGTGTTGTTGCTATAAAAGATGTAACTTTTCATGTGAAACCAATGGAAATTTTTGCCCTTGTAGGTCCAAACGGTGCAGGTAAAACGACTCTTTTTAACATTATAACAGGGGCATTTCCTCCTACAAGCGGACATGTTTATTTTAAAGATGAGGAAATTACAGGGCTTAAACCTAATGAAATTGTAAAAAGAGGTATTGCAAGAACTTTTCAAAATATCAGACTTTTTAATTCTATGAGTGTGCTTGAAAATGTTTTAATAGGATTTCATAACCATATAGAATATAATTTTTTTGAAGCCCTTTTCAGGGTGCCTAAATTTTTTAAAGAAGAAAAAATTCATAAAGAAATGGCAATGGAGATTTTAAAATTTCTCGGAATTGATGAGTATGCAGATATTAATGCTAAGGCGCTCAGTTATGGAAATCAGAGAAAAGTGGAAATAGCAAGGGCTTTGGCGACCGAACCTGATTTGCTTTTGCTTGATGAACCGGCTGCCGGGATGAATCCAAAAGAAACGGAAGAACTTGCAAACACTGTTTTTAAGTTAAGGGAAATTAAAGAAAAAACAATTCTTTTTATCGAACACGATATGAAATTTGTCCAAAAAATAGCAGACAGAGTAATGGTACTTGATTACGGTAAAACAATTTTTGAAGGAAAACCAGCCGATATGATGAAAGACGAACAGGTTATCAAAGCATATCTCGGGGATATTGAAGTTTAA
- a CDS encoding ABC transporter ATP-binding protein produces MLKVKNLKVKYGVIEAVRGINFEVRAGEIVTIIGANGAGKTSTLNAIFNLVKKEGSVEFVEADISRLATHQIVKRGLALVPEGRKIFINLTVEENLKIGAYLNDENFERLRDRIYDIFPRLKEKRNNYGGSLSGGEQQMLAIARALMSEPKMLILDEPSLGLAPIIVKDVFEILLKLNKEEDVTILLVEQNAGAALRIANRGYVMENGLLVMEDQAKNLLESDEIKKKYLGG; encoded by the coding sequence ATGCTGAAGGTTAAAAATTTAAAAGTAAAATACGGCGTAATTGAGGCGGTTAGAGGAATTAATTTTGAAGTAAGGGCGGGTGAAATTGTTACAATTATCGGAGCCAACGGCGCCGGTAAAACTTCAACCCTTAATGCTATTTTTAATTTGGTAAAAAAAGAGGGGAGTGTAGAATTTGTAGAAGCAGATATTTCCCGTCTTGCAACTCATCAGATAGTAAAAAGAGGGCTTGCTTTAGTACCTGAGGGCAGAAAAATTTTTATCAATTTAACAGTTGAGGAGAATTTAAAAATCGGTGCATATTTAAATGATGAAAATTTTGAAAGACTAAGAGACAGAATATATGATATATTCCCTAGGCTTAAAGAAAAAAGAAATAATTACGGGGGAAGTCTAAGCGGAGGTGAGCAGCAAATGCTTGCAATTGCAAGGGCGCTTATGAGTGAGCCTAAAATGCTAATTCTTGATGAGCCAAGCCTTGGGCTTGCTCCTATTATTGTAAAAGATGTTTTTGAAATTTTACTTAAACTGAATAAAGAAGAGGATGTGACAATTTTACTTGTGGAACAAAATGCAGGGGCTGCCCTTAGAATTGCAAACCGAGGATATGTAATGGAAAACGGACTTCTTGTAATGGAAGATCAAGCAAAAAATCTTCTTGAGAGTGATGAAATTAAGAAAAAATACCTTGGAGGGTAA
- a CDS encoding 3'-5' exonuclease — MKIILLDTETTGNKEEDKIIQLSYIVMNENLEIEEIHNDLANPGMPISFEAMAVHHITNEMVEDKPRLKHTKAFKRLKELNSPENIVVIHNAEFDLNMLKKENFNPFFKIIDTFRILKHLIKDSKYSLQYNRYALGLYKKEKEICEKYNITINAHDALGDVVVLTLLFEYLVKEFNKSVEELVQLTQEPILYDKFYTGKHKFKDIKEVIIKDPDYIEFILESADLEPDLKYSIEHHLANMEEQPEYRFAFGKYKGMLVEDVAEIDISYLSWAYHNMKMSKGMRKRIGEILNKM; from the coding sequence ATGAAAATAATACTGCTTGATACAGAAACTACGGGAAATAAAGAAGAGGATAAAATAATTCAACTAAGCTATATTGTAATGAATGAAAATCTTGAAATTGAAGAAATACATAATGACCTGGCAAATCCAGGAATGCCAATTTCTTTTGAAGCTATGGCGGTCCACCACATAACAAACGAAATGGTGGAGGACAAACCAAGATTAAAACATACAAAAGCCTTTAAAAGACTAAAAGAGCTAAACTCTCCCGAAAATATTGTGGTAATTCACAATGCCGAATTTGATTTAAATATGTTGAAAAAAGAAAATTTTAACCCATTTTTTAAAATAATTGATACTTTCAGGATTTTAAAACATTTAATAAAAGATAGTAAATATTCACTTCAATATAACCGATACGCATTGGGGCTTTATAAAAAAGAAAAAGAAATATGCGAAAAATATAATATTACAATTAACGCCCACGATGCTCTGGGGGATGTTGTTGTTTTAACACTTCTTTTTGAATATCTTGTAAAAGAATTTAACAAAAGTGTTGAAGAACTTGTTCAACTTACACAAGAGCCTATTTTATATGATAAATTTTACACGGGCAAACATAAATTTAAAGATATTAAAGAAGTCATTATAAAAGACCCGGATTATATAGAATTTATACTTGAAAGTGCCGATTTGGAACCGGATTTGAAATATTCCATTGAACACCATTTGGCAAATATGGAAGAACAGCCTGAATACAGGTTTGCTTTTGGAAAATATAAAGGAATGCTCGTTGAAGATGTGGCGGAAATTGATATTAGTTATCTTTCTTGGGCTTATCACAATATGAAAATGAGCAAAGGAATGAGAAAAAGAATTGGGGAAATACTTAATAAAATGTAA
- a CDS encoding Fis family transcriptional regulator, giving the protein MFLTNSDYLKKIKNLASMARELNLNVYIWGERGVGKTTLARYIAPNAIINKINPNHPCIIENFDENLIPNTNFPIMVATGSKPLNRSVFRKYFEIEIELKPLKEHPEDIEFFIEYFTKKAKEELKINKNIIIKNPDISENLNSLKRQIYKEMLKPNKNEIYEILKEILKNEHSTYEEEINLFEKNLFTAMKEKYRSKLKISEKLKINRVTLTKKMKALGV; this is encoded by the coding sequence ATGTTTTTAACAAATTCAGATTATCTTAAAAAAATTAAAAATTTGGCATCAATGGCAAGGGAGCTTAATTTAAACGTATATATATGGGGTGAAAGGGGTGTCGGTAAAACAACCCTTGCCAGATACATTGCCCCAAACGCGATAATTAATAAAATTAATCCCAATCATCCATGCATAATAGAAAATTTTGATGAAAATCTAATTCCGAATACAAATTTTCCAATTATGGTTGCAACAGGTTCAAAACCCTTAAATAGATCTGTTTTTAGAAAATATTTTGAAATTGAAATTGAATTAAAACCCCTCAAAGAACATCCGGAGGATATAGAATTTTTTATAGAGTATTTTACCAAAAAAGCAAAAGAAGAGCTTAAAATAAATAAAAATATTATTATAAAAAATCCGGATATCTCTGAAAATTTAAACTCATTAAAAAGACAGATTTACAAAGAAATGTTAAAACCAAACAAAAATGAAATATATGAAATTTTAAAAGAGATTTTAAAAAATGAACATTCAACATATGAAGAGGAGATAAACCTTTTTGAAAAAAACCTATTTACGGCAATGAAAGAGAAATACCGCTCAAAACTTAAAATTTCCGAAAAACTAAAAATTAACAGGGTTACTCTTACAAAAAAAATGAAGGCTTTAGGTGTTTAA
- a CDS encoding ferredoxin-thioredoxin reductase catalytic domain-containing protein produces MLQPKRTDVDMNSEEFKKEEEKTKKFVEKVVKQFGWCITPNKEVYDAIVMGLTRNKLMFGKRYCPCFIPMGDKEDRICPCKPAIGHEVNEGCCHCGIFCNPEKCEEMKKELNENS; encoded by the coding sequence ATGCTTCAACCAAAAAGAACTGATGTGGATATGAACAGTGAAGAATTTAAAAAAGAAGAAGAAAAAACAAAAAAATTTGTTGAAAAAGTAGTTAAACAGTTTGGATGGTGTATAACTCCAAATAAAGAAGTATACGATGCCATCGTAATGGGTTTAACCAGAAATAAACTTATGTTTGGTAAAAGATACTGTCCTTGTTTTATTCCAATGGGTGATAAAGAAGATAGAATCTGTCCTTGCAAACCTGCAATTGGTCATGAAGTGAATGAGGGGTGTTGTCACTGCGGAATTTTCTGTAATCCTGAGAAATGTGAAGAAATGAAAAAGGAGCTTAATGAAAACAGTTGA
- a CDS encoding ferredoxin-thioredoxin reductase catalytic domain-containing protein — translation MKTVDLNSEEFQEEFLKTEKFAHKTVKHFGWRFNPEEDVVERVLKGLTNNKILYGKRFCPCFPVVEENGKYKSVEDRICPCPQAINEEIPNEGKCHCGIFCSEEYIKNYKKEKKEIEIEGLSVTEVENILKKDQILGEELVILLKARDEGLANFKLIDIREPFENQMMRIKGTDKLLPISKVQWELDEWMKLKNERIIIYCHVGSRSGYLQRALQSQLGFEKVGNLTYGIADYPGEIERG, via the coding sequence ATGAAAACAGTTGATTTAAATTCTGAAGAGTTTCAGGAAGAATTTTTAAAAACGGAAAAGTTTGCCCATAAAACTGTAAAACATTTCGGATGGAGATTTAATCCCGAGGAAGATGTAGTTGAGAGGGTTTTAAAAGGGCTTACAAACAATAAAATACTTTATGGAAAAAGATTTTGCCCCTGTTTTCCGGTTGTTGAAGAAAATGGTAAATATAAAAGCGTAGAGGATAGAATTTGCCCTTGTCCTCAGGCTATTAATGAAGAAATTCCAAATGAGGGAAAATGTCACTGCGGGATATTTTGCAGCGAAGAATATATAAAAAATTATAAAAAAGAAAAAAAAGAAATAGAAATAGAAGGTTTAAGTGTTACTGAAGTAGAAAATATTTTAAAGAAAGATCAAATCTTGGGAGAAGAACTTGTAATTCTGCTAAAAGCCAGAGATGAAGGGCTTGCTAATTTTAAACTTATTGATATAAGAGAACCGTTTGAAAATCAGATGATGAGAATAAAAGGGACTGATAAACTGCTTCCAATCAGCAAGGTTCAGTGGGAGCTTGATGAGTGGATGAAATTAAAGAATGAGAGAATTATAATTTACTGTCATGTAGGAAGCAGAAGCGGATATTTACAAAGGGCACTTCAAAGCCAGCTTGGATTTGAAAAAGTGGGTAACTTAACATACGGTATAGCGGATTATCCCGGTGAAATAGAAAGAGGGTAA
- a CDS encoding rhodanese-like domain-containing protein, with protein MFNKENISSDELIELLENRKNGKIDFKLIDIREPHENEVARIKGTDELLPITKFHRDKEKWQKLLNENIIIYCRTGNRTSHLQEYIQIMFNKTIPHLSEGITGFNGEIEQN; from the coding sequence ATGTTTAATAAAGAAAATATCAGTTCAGATGAATTAATTGAGCTTTTAGAAAATAGAAAAAATGGAAAAATTGATTTTAAACTTATAGATATAAGAGAACCACATGAAAATGAAGTGGCAAGAATTAAAGGTACTGATGAACTTTTGCCAATTACCAAGTTTCACAGAGATAAAGAAAAATGGCAAAAATTATTAAATGAAAATATAATAATTTATTGTCGAACCGGTAACAGAACTTCTCATCTTCAGGAATATATACAAATAATGTTTAATAAAACTATACCGCATTTAAGTGAGGGTATTACAGGATTTAATGGTGAAATAGAACAAAATTAA